In a genomic window of uncultured Sphaerochaeta sp.:
- a CDS encoding amidohydrolase: MAQILLKHGLIVSMNKDRQVFLDGDVLIDHDSILAVGKVDPKLIAHGAQVHDCTGKIILPGLINTHVHTSQQLGRGLGDDVDLLSWLHERTFPYESSLTEEDSYVSTLLCCIEQIRAGVTSFAEPGGQFVRSMAKAVSQAGLRAKLAKSSMDCGEGLPKIWQRSTEDELATQVEDLKALHGSADGRVQVWFGLRTLFNNSDQLILRTKELADKYKVGVHMHVAEVKDEVEFCKAKFGVGTVQHLEDLGVLDKNFLAVHTVWLTNDEVDLFAKREVKVSHNPAAAMRVLGFAKIPQMLDKGICVTLGTDGAPSNNRMDLIDEMYLTSLIHKGWRLDPTVVKAEQILEMVTVNGAKALMDEKSLGSLEPGKKADLVVINPASAGMYPLHDSIANLVTSMHSSNVESTMCDGKWLMKDRVLLTLDENSILKEAQERADSIRERAGIRLKHRFPVVDCRFEGRNV, encoded by the coding sequence ATGGCACAGATACTGCTCAAGCATGGGCTGATTGTCAGCATGAACAAGGATAGGCAGGTCTTCCTGGATGGGGATGTCCTGATTGATCATGATTCCATCCTTGCAGTGGGCAAGGTTGACCCCAAGTTGATCGCACACGGTGCTCAGGTGCATGATTGCACGGGGAAAATCATCCTTCCGGGCCTGATCAACACCCATGTGCACACATCCCAGCAATTGGGTAGGGGACTTGGTGATGATGTCGATCTGCTCTCCTGGCTGCATGAACGTACCTTCCCCTACGAAAGCTCCCTCACCGAAGAGGATTCCTATGTTTCGACCTTGCTTTGCTGCATCGAACAGATCCGAGCCGGTGTTACGAGTTTTGCCGAGCCCGGAGGGCAGTTCGTGCGTTCCATGGCAAAGGCTGTCTCCCAAGCCGGATTGAGAGCCAAACTTGCAAAGTCGAGCATGGATTGCGGGGAAGGCTTGCCCAAGATTTGGCAACGGAGCACTGAGGATGAGCTTGCCACCCAGGTTGAGGATCTCAAGGCCCTGCATGGCAGTGCTGATGGCAGGGTACAGGTATGGTTCGGGCTCAGGACCCTGTTCAACAACAGCGATCAACTGATCCTGAGGACAAAAGAGCTTGCCGACAAGTACAAGGTTGGAGTCCATATGCACGTCGCTGAGGTGAAGGACGAAGTGGAGTTCTGCAAAGCCAAGTTTGGGGTGGGGACTGTGCAGCATCTTGAGGATCTTGGCGTTCTGGATAAAAATTTCTTGGCAGTACACACGGTATGGCTTACCAACGATGAAGTTGACCTCTTTGCCAAACGTGAGGTAAAGGTCTCCCACAATCCTGCGGCTGCCATGCGGGTTCTGGGGTTCGCCAAGATACCCCAAATGCTGGACAAAGGCATATGCGTGACCCTGGGTACCGACGGGGCCCCGTCGAACAATCGTATGGATCTCATTGATGAGATGTATCTCACTTCGTTGATCCACAAAGGGTGGAGACTCGATCCTACGGTGGTGAAGGCAGAACAAATCCTGGAGATGGTCACAGTCAATGGTGCCAAGGCCTTGATGGATGAGAAGTCCCTCGGCTCCCTGGAACCGGGAAAGAAGGCAGATCTTGTTGTCATCAATCCTGCCAGTGCAGGTATGTATCCTTTGCACGACAGCATAGCAAACCTGGTGACCAGCATGCATTCTTCGAATGTGGAGAGTACGATGTGTGACGGCAAATGGCTGATGAAAGACCGGGTCTTGCTGACCCTCGATGAGAATTCGATTCTCAAAGAGGCTCAAGAACGGGCGGACAGTATTCGAGAGCGGGCAGGTATCAGGTTGAAGCATCGCTTCCCTGTCGTAGATTGCAGATTTGAAGGAAGGAACGTATGA
- a CDS encoding CPBP family intramembrane glutamic endopeptidase — protein sequence MHTDQRKKGLRGALIAIFIYIALVNVGDALGAQYGLGSVVTALFVLALAAVLVKTQSRKDLGLVLPHVGNYQSVVYYLPLLLMVLIQWFDGLEPGMGASGMGEAALLMLGVGFVEEVLFRGLLFQAIEKTSTTRRAVIISGVTFGLGHIVNLLRGYSASELAGQIVLAIAIGILLSLIMARTRSVVAGAVFHILFNFSGTVTKQGSESQGLFLIGLLLISLGAIVLLLRPSLQKKVAVS from the coding sequence ATGCACACTGATCAGAGGAAGAAGGGTTTACGGGGAGCACTCATCGCAATTTTCATCTACATCGCGTTGGTCAACGTCGGGGATGCCTTGGGAGCACAGTATGGTTTGGGCAGTGTTGTCACCGCACTCTTTGTGCTGGCACTTGCCGCGGTCCTGGTGAAAACCCAGTCACGCAAGGATCTTGGGCTTGTGCTCCCCCATGTGGGTAACTATCAGAGTGTGGTGTACTATCTGCCGTTGCTGTTGATGGTGCTCATCCAGTGGTTTGACGGCCTTGAGCCTGGTATGGGGGCCTCTGGAATGGGTGAGGCGGCCCTTTTGATGCTGGGGGTGGGCTTTGTCGAGGAAGTGTTGTTCCGCGGCTTGCTTTTCCAGGCCATTGAGAAGACCAGCACTACCCGGCGGGCTGTCATCATCAGCGGCGTCACCTTTGGGCTGGGGCATATCGTGAACCTACTCAGAGGGTACAGTGCATCTGAACTGGCAGGACAAATCGTATTGGCCATTGCAATCGGCATCTTGCTTTCACTCATCATGGCCAGAACACGAAGTGTAGTTGCTGGGGCTGTGTTCCACATCCTCTTCAATTTCAGTGGAACGGTTACCAAACAAGGATCTGAATCGCAGGGATTGTTTCTTATCGGCTTGTTGCTCATTTCCCTGGGGGCAATAGTTCTGCTTCTTCGTCCTTCGCTGCAGAAGAAGGTGGCTGTTTCTTGA
- a CDS encoding extracellular solute-binding protein: protein MAETAKRKRMLLLFLVALIILVVAAAVAVGVYRQKTVVIELSLYSGNSWGVPQNFAYAIYDKAVELFEQRYAEKGYHLKLRTGMMYKDYSEWFAQQVLKGKEPDLFLIIEEDFTTFAAIGLLEKLDHYIIKSDLSEHDFFSNALEAGQYQGSQYALPIGIVPSFLIYNQDLLDSLGLSIDLEHWTWEQFYRLCSQITGDLDGDGELDRFGVEGYDWHQAFYTNDSALFNEKSSQAGFTAQHMAEMLGFLKKMHALNQGVVVREGMFEEGRVGFKTFNLSEFRVYGSYPYRILRYDDFDWKAIPFPHGPHGSSKSKLYTVQLGMSSRSKHKDVAFEFLRFISSDQEFQYQIWEYSNMLPVNREAFDRIYHSGIMQRDGMRSLDREFIESVIADSYIDPDFKKYPVIDDYITQRIFKIIAQDEDISTGIVDLRQLINTLLVENTTVKSVNI, encoded by the coding sequence ATGGCTGAGACAGCGAAAAGGAAGCGCATGCTTCTTCTGTTTCTTGTTGCCCTGATCATCCTGGTGGTGGCGGCTGCCGTAGCTGTCGGAGTCTATCGCCAGAAGACGGTGGTCATTGAACTCTCCCTGTATTCGGGAAACAGCTGGGGGGTTCCCCAGAACTTCGCCTATGCCATCTATGACAAGGCTGTGGAGCTCTTCGAACAACGGTATGCAGAGAAGGGGTACCACCTCAAGCTGCGCACCGGCATGATGTACAAGGATTACTCGGAGTGGTTTGCCCAGCAGGTGCTCAAAGGCAAGGAACCCGACCTCTTTCTCATCATAGAGGAGGACTTCACCACCTTTGCCGCTATCGGGCTTTTGGAGAAACTCGACCACTACATCATCAAGAGCGACCTTTCCGAGCATGATTTCTTCAGCAATGCGTTGGAGGCTGGTCAGTACCAAGGTTCCCAATACGCCTTGCCCATCGGCATCGTTCCCTCATTTCTCATCTACAATCAGGACCTGCTCGACTCCCTGGGGCTCTCCATCGACCTGGAACATTGGACGTGGGAACAGTTTTACCGGCTTTGCAGCCAGATTACCGGCGATCTTGACGGGGATGGGGAGCTTGACCGCTTTGGAGTGGAAGGGTATGACTGGCACCAAGCGTTCTACACCAACGACAGTGCCTTGTTCAATGAGAAAAGTTCCCAAGCCGGCTTTACGGCCCAGCACATGGCGGAGATGCTCGGTTTTCTGAAGAAGATGCACGCACTCAACCAAGGCGTGGTTGTGCGTGAAGGAATGTTCGAAGAGGGGCGGGTAGGGTTCAAGACGTTCAATCTCTCCGAGTTCCGCGTCTACGGCTCCTATCCTTATCGGATTCTCAGGTACGACGATTTCGATTGGAAAGCCATCCCGTTTCCCCATGGACCCCACGGCAGCAGCAAATCCAAGCTCTATACGGTACAACTGGGAATGAGTTCCCGCTCGAAGCATAAGGATGTTGCCTTTGAATTCTTGCGCTTCATCTCCAGCGACCAAGAGTTCCAATACCAGATCTGGGAGTATTCGAACATGCTTCCGGTCAACCGGGAAGCCTTCGACCGCATCTATCATTCGGGCATCATGCAACGCGATGGGATGCGCTCCCTGGACAGGGAGTTCATCGAATCGGTCATCGCCGACTCCTACATCGATCCCGACTTCAAGAAATACCCCGTGATCGATGATTACATCACGCAAAGGATCTTCAAGATCATTGCCCAGGATGAGGATATCAGCACCGGTATTGTTGATTTGCGCCAGCTCATCAATACGCTTCTCGTGGAGAACACCACGGTGAAGAGTGTGAATATCTAG
- a CDS encoding mannitol-1-phosphate 5-dehydrogenase, with protein MKNLFVQWGGGNIGRSFIAQVFSRAGYRVVIIDINQALVDALNTQHSYTVETVFDQDVQHLLIGDVSAVHASDQEAINQALADADLLGISVGRGAWPHIAASLAKAIIFRHEQKPESPLDIILAENIHACRQFAKDLLIPHLGNHVDVDAYLGLAQTSIGKMVPIQDPSKLLVVRSEPYNELIVDSEAFHHPLPSFADIHPVAPIEAYVDRKLFIHNMGHSTTAYLGFALHPECATIAQVLEDTSIRAEVRRTMQQSRDVLLALHPSVFSKEELDAHIEDLLTRFSNHALGDTVHRVGRDLERKLRYDDRLLGIIIEAERMGKGWDAIGRAYLKALSFTAKDSEGRTYPQDLAFLQSLASIEWPEKLYKASSWEEGDLEISLCMKIAKQLQALE; from the coding sequence ATGAAAAACCTGTTTGTCCAGTGGGGAGGGGGAAACATCGGCCGTTCCTTCATCGCCCAGGTCTTCTCCAGGGCAGGCTACAGGGTTGTCATCATCGACATCAACCAGGCGCTGGTGGATGCGCTCAACACCCAGCACTCCTATACGGTGGAGACCGTCTTTGACCAGGATGTGCAGCACCTGCTCATTGGGGATGTCTCTGCTGTCCATGCATCCGATCAGGAGGCGATCAACCAGGCACTGGCCGATGCAGATCTGCTTGGCATCTCGGTGGGACGTGGTGCCTGGCCACACATTGCAGCCTCCCTTGCCAAGGCCATCATCTTCCGCCATGAACAGAAACCTGAAAGCCCATTGGACATCATCCTGGCCGAGAACATCCACGCTTGCAGGCAGTTCGCCAAGGATCTGCTCATTCCCCATCTTGGCAACCATGTTGATGTGGATGCCTATCTGGGCCTTGCCCAAACCAGCATCGGCAAGATGGTTCCCATCCAGGATCCGTCCAAGCTCCTTGTGGTACGAAGTGAACCCTACAACGAACTGATTGTCGACAGCGAGGCCTTCCATCATCCGCTGCCATCTTTTGCAGACATCCATCCCGTCGCTCCCATTGAAGCGTATGTGGACCGCAAGCTGTTCATCCACAACATGGGTCACAGCACAACCGCGTATCTCGGGTTTGCCCTCCATCCGGAATGTGCCACCATAGCACAGGTACTGGAAGATACCAGTATCCGCGCTGAGGTGCGCCGCACCATGCAACAGAGCCGTGATGTGCTGCTCGCTCTCCATCCCTCCGTCTTTTCGAAGGAGGAGCTCGATGCCCACATTGAGGATTTGCTCACCCGTTTTTCCAATCATGCCTTGGGCGATACCGTGCATCGGGTTGGACGGGATCTTGAGCGCAAGCTGCGCTACGATGACCGGCTGCTGGGCATCATCATCGAAGCGGAACGAATGGGCAAGGGTTGGGATGCCATCGGAAGGGCATACCTCAAGGCTCTCTCATTCACTGCCAAGGACAGCGAGGGAAGAACCTATCCGCAAGACCTTGCTTTCCTGCAATCCCTTGCTTCCATCGAGTGGCCTGAGAAACTGTACAAAGCAAGCAGTTGGGAGGAAGGAGACCTGGAAATCAGTCTCTGCATGAAGATTGCAAAACAGCTCCAGGCCTTGGAATAG
- a CDS encoding MerR family transcriptional regulator, translated as MQRYVTAGELSQLCNLHIQTLHYYDRIGLLKPAGRRARDGARLYTFDQVYKLTTIRYQQRLGKSLVQIADYLASRNIASTLDDLNQQMETVHQKVAELKLVEKMLEEKISFLRQKFSVIQETDPTKVEILEFSPRFYVAAEGDEFQFGNDYFYVYPTVVFHEAGRKSFGVYVTEEFKAEHPLAQLSRIDAGRYFCGYHKGSYETIFSTIDMLRSLAEEAGLAVSERSVCFNIIDQFVEPDTANYLTEVQLQILS; from the coding sequence ATGCAACGATATGTGACTGCAGGGGAACTGAGCCAGTTGTGCAATCTTCACATTCAGACATTGCACTATTACGACCGCATAGGGTTGCTCAAACCTGCCGGCAGGAGGGCACGTGATGGAGCACGGCTGTACACCTTCGATCAAGTCTACAAGTTGACTACCATCCGTTATCAGCAAAGACTGGGAAAATCGCTTGTTCAGATTGCTGATTACCTTGCTTCACGCAATATTGCCAGTACGCTTGACGACCTGAACCAACAGATGGAGACAGTGCATCAAAAGGTCGCAGAGTTGAAACTGGTGGAAAAGATGCTGGAGGAAAAGATTTCTTTTCTCAGGCAAAAGTTTTCCGTCATCCAGGAAACCGACCCGACGAAAGTTGAGATCCTAGAGTTTTCTCCCCGTTTCTATGTGGCGGCTGAGGGGGATGAGTTCCAGTTTGGAAACGATTACTTCTACGTCTATCCGACCGTGGTCTTTCACGAGGCTGGAAGGAAATCCTTCGGTGTCTATGTCACCGAGGAGTTCAAGGCAGAACATCCTTTGGCTCAGCTGTCCCGAATAGATGCCGGCCGCTATTTCTGCGGCTATCACAAAGGTTCGTACGAAACCATCTTCTCCACCATCGATATGCTTAGGTCTCTTGCAGAGGAAGCGGGATTGGCAGTGTCCGAACGTAGTGTCTGCTTCAATATCATCGATCAGTTCGTGGAACCGGACACTGCAAACTACCTGACTGAGGTGCAGTTGCAGATTCTTTCCTGA
- a CDS encoding RDD family protein, translating to MQETESYATYWQRCSAYLLDHVITAVLLSPLVAWYLNGLFGERSGIFLLGYSIPVLLVMLLVRLFYLTLLWTNDRGTIGCRLMGINITTEVGMPLRFPRALLRYLGLLVCTMLLGLGSLLLLFSRKKQMLQDSMANTVVVKKQPPSSAAKDEEAELLPPGK from the coding sequence GTGCAAGAGACAGAGAGCTATGCAACCTATTGGCAACGATGCTCAGCCTATCTGCTGGACCATGTCATAACAGCTGTACTGCTCTCACCTCTGGTTGCCTGGTATCTGAACGGGCTGTTCGGAGAGAGAAGCGGCATCTTTTTGCTTGGCTACAGCATACCGGTACTCTTGGTGATGCTGCTGGTCCGCCTCTTCTACCTCACCCTTCTGTGGACCAACGATCGTGGTACCATCGGATGCAGGCTCATGGGCATCAACATCACAACCGAAGTTGGTATGCCGCTTCGTTTCCCCCGCGCCTTGCTTCGTTACCTGGGCCTATTGGTCTGTACGATGCTGCTCGGCCTGGGAAGCCTGCTTCTCCTCTTTTCACGGAAGAAGCAGATGCTGCAGGACTCTATGGCCAACACCGTGGTGGTCAAGAAACAGCCACCTTCTTCTGCAGCGAAGGACGAAGAAGCAGAACTATTGCCCCCAGGGAAATGA
- a CDS encoding response regulator transcription factor has protein sequence MISVLIADDQELIRESLELIISLDPRFQFVGSAKDGREVVELAQKLRPDVILMDIRMPEINGLECVKLIKQKDSSIKIIILTTFDDDQYVYEAVKYGADGFLLKGISKNDLLSSIATVHSGGTIVDPHTAQKIFSLFSRLANTPFRSLQEPDEAFKSLTPQELRIMQLIGKGCSNKEIMSEVNFSEGTVRNYISNILKKLDLRDRTQIAILAIQSGLMLKNLEGLDG, from the coding sequence ATGATCAGTGTCTTGATTGCTGATGACCAGGAGCTGATTCGCGAGAGCTTGGAGCTAATCATCAGCCTCGATCCACGATTCCAATTTGTTGGATCGGCCAAGGATGGCAGGGAGGTGGTGGAACTTGCCCAGAAGTTGCGTCCGGATGTCATTCTCATGGATATCCGCATGCCCGAGATCAACGGCCTTGAGTGCGTGAAGCTCATCAAGCAGAAGGACAGCTCCATCAAGATCATCATCCTCACCACCTTTGATGACGACCAGTATGTCTATGAGGCGGTGAAGTACGGGGCGGATGGCTTCTTGCTCAAGGGAATATCGAAGAACGACCTGCTCTCGAGCATTGCCACCGTCCACAGCGGGGGGACCATCGTCGACCCGCATACTGCACAGAAAATATTCAGTCTCTTCAGCCGCTTGGCCAATACCCCGTTCCGCTCCTTGCAGGAGCCTGATGAGGCGTTCAAATCGCTCACTCCCCAGGAGCTGAGAATCATGCAGCTCATCGGAAAGGGGTGCTCCAACAAGGAGATCATGAGTGAGGTGAACTTCAGCGAAGGCACCGTAAGAAACTACATCAGCAACATCCTCAAGAAACTTGATCTGCGGGACAGGACCCAGATAGCCATTCTTGCCATCCAATCCGGCCTGATGCTCAAGAACCTGGAGGGGCTCGATGGCTGA
- a CDS encoding carbohydrate kinase family protein, whose amino-acid sequence MRIQGTGCCLIDSIYRNCSYQSEAFTSLWSKKRGDGGLIEGGLVFTEDLEAYAKLSHQQIIASLGNNREADGKNLGGPAVVALVHAAQILADSDAEVIFHGVVGVDENAELVRSTIARTPLHAKLKTVQSMSTPTTEVFDDPSMRSGKGERSFINTIGSAYAFDATDLPPSFYDSDIVLLGGTALVPNLHDQQHEVLKKAKERSCITVVGTVYDFRNEKASNTGRWPLGSTPSYPFIDILVCDEQEALRLTGTSSAEDAAQMLMDFGVGAFIITRGALPMLLWSGGTLIEPTPLSTLPVSAYMDELMRKDPSLRKDTTGCGDNFLGGVLVSIAKQLKNGTPLSMLDICAWGAASGGYTCTYHGGTYLEQEKGEKAAQLLPVVQAYLQNGGAVQ is encoded by the coding sequence ATGCGAATCCAGGGAACCGGCTGCTGTCTCATTGATTCAATCTATCGGAACTGCTCCTATCAGAGTGAGGCATTCACCAGCCTCTGGAGCAAGAAGCGCGGGGATGGGGGGCTCATTGAGGGGGGCTTGGTCTTCACCGAAGACCTCGAAGCCTATGCCAAGCTCAGCCACCAGCAGATCATTGCATCCCTTGGCAACAACCGCGAAGCCGATGGAAAGAACCTCGGCGGTCCTGCAGTGGTGGCCCTGGTGCACGCTGCCCAGATCCTTGCAGACAGCGATGCAGAGGTCATTTTCCATGGGGTTGTAGGCGTTGATGAAAATGCCGAACTGGTGCGTTCCACCATTGCAAGAACTCCCCTTCATGCCAAGCTGAAAACCGTACAGTCAATGAGCACGCCAACTACCGAGGTGTTCGATGACCCCTCAATGCGAAGCGGCAAAGGGGAACGATCCTTCATCAACACCATAGGATCAGCGTACGCATTCGACGCAACTGACCTTCCTCCATCCTTTTATGATTCGGACATAGTACTCTTGGGTGGCACTGCCTTGGTCCCGAACCTGCATGACCAGCAGCACGAGGTGCTCAAGAAAGCCAAAGAGCGTAGTTGCATCACCGTAGTGGGAACGGTCTATGACTTCCGCAACGAAAAAGCAAGCAACACCGGCCGATGGCCATTGGGGTCCACTCCTTCCTACCCTTTCATCGACATCCTGGTCTGCGATGAACAGGAAGCGCTCAGGCTGACCGGAACCTCCAGCGCAGAAGACGCTGCCCAAATGCTCATGGACTTTGGCGTCGGTGCCTTCATCATTACCCGGGGAGCACTGCCGATGCTGCTCTGGTCGGGAGGGACCCTCATCGAACCCACCCCGCTTTCCACACTCCCGGTAAGTGCCTACATGGATGAGTTGATGCGCAAGGATCCCTCATTGCGCAAGGACACCACTGGCTGCGGGGACAATTTCCTCGGCGGGGTGTTGGTCAGCATCGCAAAACAGCTGAAGAATGGTACCCCGCTCTCGATGCTGGACATCTGTGCATGGGGAGCCGCATCCGGTGGCTATACCTGCACCTATCACGGGGGGACCTACCTGGAACAGGAGAAGGGAGAGAAAGCTGCACAGCTGCTGCCGGTCGTGCAGGCCTACCTGCAAAATGGGGGAGCTGTACAATGA
- a CDS encoding TetR-like C-terminal domain-containing protein, which translates to MPPKERITEQAIVEASLSLVRAEGLAALHARNVGKRLGCSVQPIFHKFSSMESLKEAVHLKANLLFEEHLNKGLGSHSIPFLGMGLAYINFARTEKELFKFLFMSDKLPNQHVANLVSDEQNKPIVAIISQMTGLDFQKAEQIFLGIWLMVHGIASMMATNECTLDEAQIETLLKHTFTGLKHEYEKGEQSNAH; encoded by the coding sequence ATGCCCCCAAAGGAACGTATTACTGAGCAAGCGATCGTGGAAGCTTCCCTTTCTTTGGTTCGCGCAGAAGGGTTGGCAGCACTGCATGCCAGGAATGTGGGCAAAAGACTCGGATGCTCCGTCCAGCCCATCTTCCATAAGTTTTCCTCCATGGAGAGCCTGAAGGAAGCGGTGCACCTGAAGGCTAATCTGTTGTTTGAGGAACACCTGAACAAGGGTCTTGGTTCCCATTCCATCCCATTTCTGGGAATGGGGCTTGCATACATCAACTTCGCAAGAACGGAAAAGGAACTGTTCAAGTTTCTTTTCATGAGCGACAAGCTGCCCAACCAACATGTCGCCAATCTTGTTTCGGATGAACAGAACAAGCCGATAGTCGCCATCATCTCACAGATGACAGGCTTGGATTTCCAAAAAGCAGAGCAGATATTCTTGGGAATCTGGCTGATGGTGCACGGAATTGCCTCCATGATGGCGACCAATGAATGCACCCTTGATGAGGCACAGATCGAAACACTTTTGAAACACACCTTTACCGGTTTGAAACACGAATATGAAAAAGGGGAACAGTCCAATGCACACTGA
- a CDS encoding P13 family porin, whose product MKRIACMAFLLVLMVNTLFASIVGDALGSIVGSSLDMAASDYATVVQIDGQEIGFGGKGIASLKRTFKQHDFSQVSYQQRQEIYGKAQISLGWPAWKNLLVGFGKGSKLQGDFGGMLFGQISDWTTLSIAGAGMGIILLDILFVQIFSASNDSMQLNNPDDPFNQLGIAAMAIGGGAFAVGRLIQALIPLTFGARYNKALRKGLLLDKNLSDTLGLDVALVPVSGSLAIRWVGKVSLNPRT is encoded by the coding sequence ATGAAGCGGATAGCATGTATGGCGTTCCTGTTGGTTCTGATGGTAAACACATTGTTTGCTTCCATTGTTGGTGATGCGCTTGGATCCATAGTTGGTTCGAGTTTGGACATGGCTGCATCGGACTATGCTACTGTTGTGCAAATCGATGGACAGGAAATTGGTTTCGGCGGAAAGGGAATCGCATCCTTGAAGCGTACATTCAAGCAACACGATTTTTCCCAGGTTTCTTATCAGCAGCGGCAAGAGATCTACGGGAAGGCTCAGATAAGCCTCGGTTGGCCCGCATGGAAAAACCTCTTGGTAGGGTTCGGGAAAGGATCAAAACTGCAGGGGGATTTTGGGGGCATGCTGTTCGGCCAGATCAGCGACTGGACTACCTTGTCCATTGCAGGGGCTGGAATGGGGATAATCCTGCTGGATATCCTGTTTGTACAAATCTTCAGCGCATCCAATGATTCGATGCAACTGAACAATCCCGATGATCCCTTTAATCAGCTCGGCATTGCGGCCATGGCAATCGGAGGTGGTGCTTTTGCTGTGGGGCGGCTCATCCAAGCTCTTATTCCTCTTACGTTTGGAGCTCGCTACAACAAGGCTCTTCGCAAGGGGCTCCTGCTGGATAAAAACCTTTCCGATACGCTTGGCCTCGACGTTGCATTGGTTCCCGTCTCAGGCTCCTTGGCTATCCGATGGGTTGGAAAAGTATCACTGAATCCACGTACGTAG